The Mustelus asterias chromosome 18, sMusAst1.hap1.1, whole genome shotgun sequence genome has a window encoding:
- the arf6b gene encoding ADP-ribosylation factor 6b, with protein sequence MGKVLSKIFGNKEMRILMLGLDAAGKTTILYKLKLGQSVTTIPTVGFNVETVTYKNVKFNVWDVGGQDKIRPLWRHYYTGTQGLIFVVDCADRDRIDEARQELLRIINDREMREAIILIFANKQDLPDAMKPHEIQEKLGLTRIRDRNWYVQPSCATSGDGLFEGLTWLTSNYKSK encoded by the coding sequence ATGGGGAAGGTCCTGTCGAAGATATTCGGGAACAAGGAGATGCGCATATTGATGCTTGGACTTGACGCGGCCGGTAAGACCACCATCCTGTACAAACTCAAACTGGGCCAGTCTGTCACCACCATCCCCACGGTGGGCTTCAACGTGGAGACAGTGACTTACAAGAACGTCAAGTTCAATGTTTGGGACGTGGGTGGTCAGGACAAAATCCGGCCTCTGTGGCGGCACTACTACACCGGGACCCAGGGATTAATATTTGTGGTGGACTGTGCCGACAGGGACCGGATAGACGAGGCTCGGCAAGAGCTCCTGCGCATCATCAACGACCGGGAGATGAGAGAAGCCATCATCCTGATATTTGCAAATAAGCAAGATTTACCCGATGCCATGAAGCCGCACGAAATTCAAGAGAAATTGGGTTTGACCCGCATCCGGGATAGAAATTGGTATGTGCAGCCGTCCTGTGCCACTTCAGGAGATGGACTGTTTGAAGGTCTTACGTGGCTAACTTCCAATTACAAATCTAAATGA